In one window of Nocardia brasiliensis DNA:
- a CDS encoding NADP-dependent isocitrate dehydrogenase, with protein sequence MSKIKVEGTVVELDGDEMTRIIWQFIKDKLIHPYLDVNLEYYDLGIEYRDKTDDQVTIDAAEAIKRHGVGVKCATITPDEARVKEFGLKKMWRSPNGTIRNILGGTIFRAPIIISNVPRLVPGWTKPIIIGRHAFGDQYRATDFKVYQAGTVTVTFTPEDGSEPIQHEVVKMPDEGGVVMGMYNFKNSIIDFARASFNYGLQQNYPVYLSTKNTILKAYDGMFKDTFQDVFDAEFKTQFDAAGLTYEHRLIDDMVASSMKWEGGYVWACKNYDGDVQSDTVAQGFGSLGLMTSVLLTPDGRTCEAEAAHGTVTRHYRQHQQGKPTSTNPIASIFAWTRGLEHRGKLDNTPEVIGFSQTLEDVVIKTVEGGQMTKDLALLVGGDQGYLSTEEFLGALDANLARALR encoded by the coding sequence ATGTCCAAGATCAAGGTTGAAGGCACCGTCGTCGAACTCGACGGCGACGAGATGACCCGGATCATCTGGCAGTTCATCAAGGACAAGCTGATCCACCCGTATCTCGATGTGAACCTCGAGTACTACGACCTGGGCATCGAGTACCGGGACAAGACAGACGACCAGGTCACCATCGACGCCGCCGAGGCGATCAAGCGCCACGGCGTCGGCGTCAAGTGCGCCACCATCACCCCGGACGAGGCTCGCGTCAAGGAATTCGGGCTGAAGAAGATGTGGCGCTCGCCCAACGGCACCATCCGCAACATCCTCGGCGGCACCATCTTCCGCGCCCCGATCATCATCTCCAACGTGCCGCGTCTGGTCCCCGGTTGGACCAAGCCGATCATCATCGGCCGCCACGCGTTCGGTGATCAGTACCGCGCCACCGATTTCAAGGTGTACCAGGCGGGCACGGTCACCGTGACTTTCACGCCGGAGGACGGCAGCGAGCCGATCCAGCACGAGGTCGTGAAGATGCCGGACGAGGGCGGCGTCGTCATGGGCATGTACAACTTCAAGAACTCGATCATCGATTTCGCGCGGGCGTCGTTCAACTACGGCCTGCAGCAGAACTACCCGGTGTACCTCTCCACGAAGAACACCATCCTCAAGGCCTACGACGGCATGTTCAAGGACACGTTCCAGGATGTCTTCGACGCCGAGTTCAAGACCCAGTTCGACGCGGCGGGCCTGACCTACGAGCACCGCCTCATCGACGACATGGTCGCCTCCTCCATGAAGTGGGAGGGCGGCTACGTCTGGGCCTGTAAGAACTACGACGGCGACGTGCAGTCCGACACCGTGGCCCAGGGCTTCGGTTCGCTCGGCCTGATGACCTCGGTGCTGCTGACCCCGGACGGCAGGACCTGTGAGGCCGAGGCCGCGCACGGCACCGTCACCCGGCACTACCGCCAGCACCAGCAGGGCAAGCCGACCTCGACCAACCCGATCGCGTCGATCTTCGCCTGGACGCGCGGCCTCGAGCATCGCGGCAAGCTGGACAACACCCCCGAGGTGATCGGCTTCTCGCAGACCCTCGAGGACGTCGTCATCAAGACCGTCGAGGGTGGTCAGATGACCAAGGACCTCGCGCTGCTGGTCGGTGGCGATCAGGGCTACCTGAGCACCGAGGAGTTCCTCGGCGCGCTGGACGCCAACCTGGCCCGCGCACTGCGCTGA
- a CDS encoding MFS transporter, whose translation MTDPAAAVAVSERQGSSARWFALGVIALAQLMVVLDATIVTISLPFAQQDLGISDGNKQWMLTAYTLIFGGLLLLGGRLADYLGRRRIFIIGLVGFAAASALAGLAQNGAEMFAGRALQGAFAALLAPAALSLLSVTFTEPGERAKAFGLFAGISAGGAALGLIAGGALTEYASWRWCLLVNTPIALLALVGALAWVVRDVPTPRTGGYDVPGAVTVTLGLIAIVYGFSRAADDGWLAGSTLGLLVAGAALLIAFVAIERRSANPLLPLHIPGEINRGGAFLAALLVPIAMFAMFLFLSYYFQITLGYSSLKAGFAFLPFPAGIAISAGVTSALLPKLGPRPLMVAGAVLGVLGLVWLAQLGFGDGYATSVLPAQLLIALGMGPLFVGMQTVALHQVEEADSGVASALLNAAQQVGGAVGTALLTTISVQTAKSYAESHATLDNLVARASIHSYDVAFYVGAGFFLAAIPVIWLMIRDRPATLIEGADDAARPVHVGV comes from the coding sequence GTGACCGACCCCGCGGCAGCGGTAGCAGTTTCGGAAAGACAAGGCAGTTCAGCGCGCTGGTTCGCCCTCGGCGTGATCGCGCTGGCCCAGCTCATGGTGGTGCTCGACGCCACGATCGTGACGATCTCGCTGCCCTTCGCGCAGCAGGATCTCGGCATCAGCGACGGCAACAAGCAGTGGATGCTCACGGCCTACACGCTGATCTTCGGCGGCCTGCTGTTGCTCGGCGGCCGACTGGCCGACTACCTCGGCCGACGGCGGATCTTCATCATCGGCCTGGTCGGTTTCGCCGCCGCGTCGGCACTTGCCGGTCTCGCACAGAACGGGGCCGAGATGTTCGCCGGACGGGCCCTGCAGGGCGCGTTCGCGGCGTTGCTCGCGCCGGCCGCGCTCTCATTGCTCTCGGTGACCTTCACCGAACCGGGCGAGCGGGCCAAGGCCTTCGGCCTGTTCGCGGGCATCTCCGCGGGCGGTGCGGCGCTCGGGCTGATCGCCGGTGGCGCGCTCACCGAGTACGCCTCGTGGCGCTGGTGCCTGCTGGTGAACACCCCGATCGCGCTGCTCGCCCTGGTCGGCGCGCTGGCCTGGGTGGTCAGGGACGTGCCGACGCCGCGGACCGGCGGCTACGACGTGCCCGGCGCCGTCACCGTGACCCTTGGCCTGATCGCGATCGTCTACGGCTTCAGCCGGGCCGCCGACGACGGCTGGCTGGCCGGTAGCACGCTCGGCCTGCTCGTCGCCGGTGCCGCGCTGCTGATCGCGTTCGTCGCCATCGAGCGGCGCTCGGCGAATCCGCTGCTGCCGCTGCATATCCCGGGTGAGATCAACCGGGGCGGCGCGTTCCTCGCGGCGCTGCTCGTGCCGATCGCCATGTTCGCGATGTTCCTGTTCCTGAGCTACTACTTCCAGATCACGCTCGGCTACTCCTCGCTGAAGGCCGGGTTCGCGTTCCTGCCGTTCCCGGCGGGTATCGCGATCTCCGCGGGCGTGACCAGCGCGCTGCTGCCCAAGCTCGGCCCGCGGCCGCTGATGGTGGCCGGTGCGGTGCTCGGCGTGCTCGGCCTGGTGTGGCTGGCCCAGCTCGGTTTCGGGGACGGCTACGCGACCAGCGTGCTGCCCGCGCAGTTGCTGATCGCGCTCGGCATGGGTCCGCTGTTCGTCGGCATGCAGACCGTCGCACTGCATCAGGTCGAGGAGGCCGACTCGGGCGTGGCCAGCGCGCTGCTGAACGCGGCGCAGCAGGTGGGCGGCGCGGTCGGGACCGCGCTGCTGACCACCATCTCGGTGCAGACGGCCAAGAGCTACGCCGAGAGCCATGCCACGCTGGACAACCTGGTCGCTCGCGCCTCGATCCACAGCTACGACGTGGCCTTCTATGTCGGTGCCGGGTTCTTCCTCGCGGCTATCCCGGTGATCTGGCTGATGATCCGGGACCGGCCGGCCACCCTGATCGAGGGCGCCGACGACGCGGCCCGGCCGGTGCACGTCGGGGTCTGA
- a CDS encoding bifunctional o-acetylhomoserine/o-acetylserine sulfhydrylase, with protein MTDPTVSEVDPSQWSFETKQVHAGQAPDDSTGARALPIYQTTSYAFRDTDHAAALFGLAEPGNIYTRIMNPTQDVVEQRIAALEGGVAALLLASGQAAETFAILNLAAAGDHLVSSPHLYGGTYNLFHYTLPKLGIEVSFVEDPDDLDQWRAAIRPNTKAFYGETIANPSSAIFDIPGIAAIAHAAGLPLIVDNTVATPYLIQPLAHGADIVVHSATKYLGGHGAAVAGVIVDGGTFDWTVTDAQGQSRFPGFTTPDPSYHGAVFADLGAPAFALKARVQLLRDLGAAISPFNAFLISQGIETLSLRVERHVANATAVAEFLQTHPDVLSVSYAGLPTSPWYERARQLAPKGAGAIVAFELRGGVDAGKKFVDGLALHSHVANIGDVRSLVIHPASTTHSQLTPDEQLLAGVTPGLVRLAVGIEGIDDILADLRAGFTAAAT; from the coding sequence ATGACTGACCCCACCGTGTCCGAGGTCGATCCGAGCCAGTGGTCCTTCGAGACCAAGCAGGTGCACGCGGGCCAGGCGCCCGACGACAGCACCGGCGCCCGTGCTCTGCCGATCTACCAGACCACCTCGTACGCCTTCCGCGACACCGACCACGCCGCGGCGCTGTTCGGCCTGGCCGAACCCGGCAACATCTACACCCGGATCATGAACCCCACCCAGGACGTGGTGGAGCAGCGCATCGCCGCACTGGAGGGCGGTGTCGCGGCGCTGCTGCTGGCCTCCGGGCAGGCCGCGGAGACCTTCGCGATCCTGAACCTGGCCGCGGCGGGCGATCATCTGGTGTCCAGCCCGCACCTGTACGGCGGCACCTACAATCTGTTCCACTACACGCTGCCCAAGCTCGGCATCGAGGTGTCCTTCGTCGAGGACCCCGACGACCTGGACCAGTGGCGCGCGGCGATCCGCCCGAACACCAAGGCGTTCTACGGCGAGACCATCGCCAACCCGAGCAGCGCGATCTTCGACATCCCCGGCATCGCGGCCATCGCGCACGCGGCCGGACTGCCGCTCATCGTGGACAACACGGTGGCCACGCCGTACTTGATCCAGCCGCTGGCGCACGGCGCCGACATCGTGGTGCACTCGGCGACGAAGTACCTCGGCGGACACGGCGCCGCGGTGGCCGGTGTCATCGTCGACGGCGGCACCTTCGACTGGACCGTCACCGACGCGCAAGGACAGTCCCGCTTCCCCGGCTTCACCACACCCGACCCGAGCTACCACGGCGCGGTCTTCGCCGACCTCGGCGCACCCGCGTTCGCACTCAAAGCACGCGTGCAACTGCTGCGCGACCTCGGCGCGGCCATCTCGCCGTTCAACGCGTTCCTGATCAGCCAGGGCATCGAGACGCTGAGCCTGCGGGTCGAGCGGCACGTGGCCAACGCCACCGCGGTCGCCGAATTCCTGCAGACGCACCCCGACGTGCTCTCGGTCAGCTACGCCGGTCTGCCCACCTCACCCTGGTACGAACGGGCGCGGCAACTGGCGCCCAAGGGCGCGGGCGCGATCGTCGCGTTCGAGCTGCGCGGGGGTGTCGACGCGGGCAAGAAGTTCGTGGACGGATTAGCCCTGCACAGCCATGTGGCTAACATCGGAGATGTGCGTTCTCTCGTGATCCACCCCGCGTCGACCACACATTCGCAGCTCACGCCGGACGAGCAACTGCTCGCGGGCGTCACTCCGGGACTGGTCCGGCTGGCGGTGGGCATCGAGGGGATCGATGACATCCTCGCCGATCTGCGCGCCGGCTTCACGGCGGCGGCGACGTGA
- a CDS encoding TetR family transcriptional regulator — translation MLESPTPPSTHANPGLRERKKQQTRLRIIEVGLNLCDTQGFDATTIEQIANAADISPRTINRYFESKEDIVLGPVTDFGAAVAQALREQPRTGNELHALRAAFLKVIDRAATNDSTDPVTFRQFQQMRRIIRSSASVGMRSIDHAETKNVAIAQVLAERLDTTPDALPVRLILGVWQLIGHLGMECQETAFDDDDLEAAAAAGRTAFTTTFDEFMRACCATEGAADR, via the coding sequence ATGCTCGAGTCACCGACGCCGCCGAGTACGCACGCCAACCCGGGCCTGCGCGAGCGCAAGAAGCAGCAGACTCGGCTGCGCATCATCGAGGTCGGCCTGAACCTGTGCGACACACAGGGATTCGACGCGACCACGATCGAGCAGATCGCCAACGCGGCCGACATCTCGCCGCGCACGATCAACCGATACTTCGAGAGCAAGGAAGACATCGTCCTCGGGCCGGTGACCGACTTCGGCGCGGCCGTGGCGCAGGCACTGCGCGAACAGCCGCGCACCGGCAACGAACTGCACGCGCTGCGTGCAGCCTTCCTTAAGGTCATCGACCGCGCCGCGACGAACGACAGCACCGACCCGGTGACCTTCCGGCAGTTCCAGCAGATGCGCCGGATCATCCGCAGCAGCGCGTCGGTCGGCATGCGCAGCATCGACCACGCCGAGACCAAGAACGTCGCGATCGCGCAGGTGCTCGCCGAGCGACTCGACACCACGCCCGACGCGCTGCCGGTGCGGCTCATCCTCGGCGTGTGGCAGCTGATCGGTCACCTCGGCATGGAATGCCAGGAGACCGCCTTCGACGACGACGATCTCGAGGCGGCGGCAGCGGCCGGCCGTACCGCCTTCACCACGACATTCGATGAGTTCATGCGGGCGTGCTGCGCCACGGAGGGCGCCGCCGACCGATGA
- a CDS encoding MFS transporter, whose protein sequence is MLALALGGFGIGTTEFVTMGLLPNIAHAMGVTEPTAGHAVSAYALGVVIGAPVIAALCARVSRKRLLIALMAAFTLGNVATVLAPSFGTLVAARFVSGLPHGAYFGVASLAAATLAPVGQRAKAVAAVMLGLSAANVVGVPAATWLGQHLGWRDAYVVVAVIGLATVAALIKFVPELTGITMTNPVTELGALRRPQVLLTLLVGAIGFGGMFAVYTYITTTLTGVAGMSAGLVPLVLMLFGVGMVVGNIVGGVLADRGVDRAIYFAMIGMAVILAGFVAAAHNPYTAAIGAFLVGVSGAALAPGLQTRLMDVAHEAQTLAAALNHAALNIANAAGAWLGGAVIAARLGYTAPAMVGAGLAVVGVLLFAVTVWSARRDARLVAAAALIA, encoded by the coding sequence ATGCTCGCGCTGGCGCTCGGCGGATTCGGCATCGGCACAACAGAATTCGTCACCATGGGGCTGTTGCCCAATATCGCCCACGCCATGGGCGTCACCGAACCAACGGCGGGACACGCCGTGTCCGCGTACGCGCTCGGCGTGGTGATCGGTGCGCCGGTCATCGCCGCGCTGTGCGCGCGGGTGTCCCGCAAGAGATTGCTGATCGCGTTGATGGCGGCGTTCACGCTGGGCAACGTGGCGACCGTGCTCGCGCCGAGCTTTGGCACGCTGGTGGCCGCCCGGTTCGTCTCCGGCCTGCCGCACGGCGCGTACTTCGGCGTCGCCTCGCTCGCCGCCGCCACCCTCGCCCCGGTCGGGCAGCGCGCGAAGGCGGTTGCCGCGGTTATGCTGGGGCTGAGCGCCGCCAATGTTGTCGGCGTTCCCGCCGCGACCTGGCTCGGTCAGCATCTCGGCTGGCGCGACGCCTACGTGGTGGTCGCCGTCATCGGGCTGGCCACGGTCGCCGCCCTCATCAAGTTCGTCCCGGAACTCACCGGCATCACGATGACCAACCCCGTTACCGAACTCGGCGCGCTGCGTCGTCCGCAGGTGTTGCTGACCCTGCTGGTCGGCGCGATCGGCTTCGGCGGCATGTTCGCCGTCTACACCTACATCACCACCACCCTCACCGGCGTCGCGGGCATGTCCGCGGGTCTGGTTCCGCTGGTGCTGATGCTGTTCGGCGTCGGCATGGTGGTCGGCAATATCGTCGGCGGCGTGCTCGCCGACCGCGGCGTGGACCGCGCGATCTACTTCGCCATGATCGGCATGGCCGTCATCCTCGCCGGATTCGTTGCGGCGGCGCACAACCCGTACACCGCGGCGATCGGGGCGTTCCTGGTCGGCGTGAGCGGCGCCGCGCTCGCCCCCGGCCTGCAGACCAGGCTGATGGACGTGGCGCACGAGGCGCAGACGCTGGCCGCCGCGCTGAACCACGCCGCGCTGAACATCGCCAACGCCGCGGGCGCCTGGCTCGGCGGCGCGGTGATCGCGGCGAGGCTCGGGTATACCGCGCCCGCCATGGTCGGCGCGGGACTGGCCGTGGTCGGCGTGCTGCTGTTCGCCGTCACCGTCTGGTCGGCCCGGCGCGACGCGCGCCTGGTCGCGGCCGCCGCGCTGATCGCTTGA
- a CDS encoding TetR/AcrR family transcriptional regulator, producing MARIEVAKPQRRTQEQRSTEMRTRLLDATIDCLVEYGYAGTTTPRVAERAGVTRGAQVHHFGSKTDLVVAAISHLAQLRAETAMREMARVERGDDPVGAALEFLWELHQGPLFIATVELWVAGRTDPVLAAAMEKVEPFVNNAVLMAVARFVPDEIRRKEARDFIYTAMDALRGILVSNFIDPDNERARRRWRRATAHLHDVAAAALAGVRTPD from the coding sequence ATGGCCAGGATCGAAGTCGCGAAGCCGCAGCGCCGCACCCAGGAGCAACGCAGCACCGAGATGCGCACGCGGTTGCTCGACGCGACCATCGACTGTCTGGTCGAGTACGGCTATGCCGGTACCACCACGCCCCGGGTCGCCGAGCGAGCGGGCGTCACCCGCGGCGCGCAGGTGCATCACTTCGGGTCCAAGACCGATCTGGTGGTCGCCGCGATCAGCCATCTCGCGCAGCTGCGCGCCGAGACCGCGATGCGCGAGATGGCCAGGGTCGAGCGCGGCGACGACCCGGTCGGTGCGGCCCTGGAGTTTCTCTGGGAGCTGCACCAGGGCCCGCTGTTCATCGCCACCGTGGAACTGTGGGTGGCGGGTCGCACCGATCCCGTGCTCGCCGCCGCGATGGAGAAGGTCGAGCCTTTCGTCAACAACGCCGTCCTGATGGCCGTGGCCCGCTTCGTCCCCGACGAGATCCGCCGCAAGGAAGCCCGCGACTTCATCTACACCGCGATGGACGCCCTGCGCGGCATCCTCGTCTCCAACTTCATCGACCCCGACAACGAACGTGCCCGCCGCCGTTGGCGTCGCGCCACCGCCCACCTGCACGACGTCGCCGCGGCCGCCCTGGCCGGCGTCCGCACCCCCGACTGA